Proteins encoded in a region of the Hemiscyllium ocellatum isolate sHemOce1 chromosome 10, sHemOce1.pat.X.cur, whole genome shotgun sequence genome:
- the stx11a gene encoding syntaxin-11a translates to MKDRLEELIECSKLSQQQAETEDEVDSTCGGLVFESDFILQVLHKEVQQIQEENGRLKVDIKRLGKQNTRFLTSMRRLSSIKRDSNSIAKDIKSRGEKIHRRLQDLNNYINEIMNTHGPNAAIVRIAQAQHFVVLHTFHNAMLEYNKEEMKQRENCKTRIQRQLEIMGKDISNNEMEEMIEQGKWDVFSGNLLSEVRGARTALSEIEQRHRELLKLECRVREIHDLFLQVAVLVEEQSETLNNIEINVQKVQDYTGEAKVQLKKAVEHKRNNICRKIFCCCCL, encoded by the coding sequence ATGAAGGACAGACTTGAAGAATTGATCGAATGTTCAAAATTGTCCCAACAGCAAGCAGAGACCGAAGATGAGGTGGATTCCACTTGTGGAGGCTTGGTATTTGAAAGTGACTTCATTCTGCAGGTGCTTCACAAAGAAGTGCAACAAATCCAAGAAGAAAATGGGCGCCTGAAAGTGGACATTAAACGTCTAGGAAAGCAGAACACTCGCTTCCTGACCTCGATGAGACGTCTTAGCAGCATAAAGCGGGATTCAAACTCTATTGCAAAAGATATAAAAAGTCGGGGTGAGAAGATCCATCGGAGGCTGCAGGATCTAAACAATTACATCAACGAGATAATGAATACACATGGGCCTAATGCTGCTATTGTTCGGATCGCCCAGGCACAGCACTTTGTTGTCTTGCACACTTTCCACAACGCCATGTTGGAGTATAACAAGGAGGAGATGAAGCAGCGGGAAAACTGCAAGACCCGGATCCAGCGGCAGCTCGAGATCATGGGAAAAGACATTTCCAACAACGAGATGGAGGAGATGATAGAACAAGGGAAGTGGGATGTGTTCTCCGGAAACCTGCTGAGCGAAGTGCGAGGGGCACGCACTGCTCTGTCAGAAATTGAGCAGCGGCACCGGGAGCTGCTGAAGTTGGAGTGTCGTGTCCGTGAGATCCATGACTTGTTCCTGCAGGTGGCAGTTTTGGTGGAGGAACAATCAGAGACCCTCAACAACATCGAGATAAATGTGCAGAAGGTTCAAGATTACACGGGTGAGGCCAAAGTACAGCTGAAGAAAGCTGTGGAACacaagaggaacaacatttgtcgAAAGATCTTCTGCTGTTGTTGCCTCTGA